CACAAAACCCCTGACATCTTTCTTAGCTCGTGACAACATCCTTCACCTTCTGACCCCGAACACATTTCCACACATCCTAGGATCTCTCTTTCATTATTGATTAGGGAAGGCAAtgccacacagctctgcagtgagaGGTGCCCTCACATATATTTACTCAGACCAGAGATCTCTGCCAAAGCTCCCAACTGCCAGCCAAAAATGGAAAGTGCCCAGCTCTACACCCAAGGAGAGATGGAGGGGAGCCAGACTGCCAGCTCCTGAGCACcagccaaaagaaaaaggactaTTAAATAGGTGAAGCCCAGCACATAGGTATTTGCAGCATGGTGCACACTGGAAGACCTCACAGGCCAGGTTATGAAGCAGGCAGGTTCATCTATCAGTGGCTGATTAGACATGGAGCCCCATTCAGTTCTGCACGTGGTCCCATGAAAATTCATCCTAATTTGCATAAAATCTGTGAGCTAAACTTTTCTGGCAGATCTCCTTGCGAAATACTTTGACTTCAATAGAAAATACCATGGAGAAGAACATGGCTTCCTATCACACTGATCTTTCTCATAGACTCAGCAACTTCCCCATACAATGATAGTCAACACTTGTAACATAGTCAAGAGAAACTGTTTCTAGCAACTGTCACACATGGGCTACCCCCACTGCCTTTGGTTACACAGCTGAATCCCTGTTCTGTGATGAAAAGGTCACTTCACAGCAGCATGGCAACTCCCTTTGGTGATAAACTCTGGATGGAGGAACATCGACACAGAAGAAGCATGCTGCTGGTACCAGACCAAGGCTTTGGTTCCACAGCCACATCAAGCTTTATGTTAAAAGTCCCATCCAATTAGACCCAAAATTAAGGAAAAGTTTTCTGTTCATAATTAATATTTCTCTTGTGGAGCCCAGTTGACACAGGCAAGAACAAAGGGGCTCACTCGGCCAGAGCCTATGTGAGTACATTTTTTATTATAGAAATGTGAAATCCAAGTGACACAATTACAGCTGCTCAAAAGGAAAGGGCAAGACATTTGCAATACACAGGGAATGGGATTGGTTCTAAGATGACAAGCCCATAGGACAGTAAACCAGTACAATTAGTATCCTCTTCAGAAAGAGGACCATTATACTCAGTAGGAACATATTCTAAAGAAAAGTCTAGAATTATAAgaagtattattattttaatgccaCAATGCTCTCACTCTCAATAACTTGTGTGTCCTCTGTAGCAGTGAATCCTACACACATACCCTACTACATACACCCAGCACTTTTTCCATTTACCTTTCCACTTCAGGAGATGATTCCTCATTCTTGTATCTGGGGGCAAAATGAACTGGAATTTCAAGCTATGGGAAACCCACCCACTGTGATTAAGAATGAGGTCTGACTACTAGAGGGGAGTTAAATGCTTCTCAGACAGtcaggagacagaaaaatggTTATGCAAAACCAGCGTAGATTGTTGTTTATAAGCAGGAATCTTCTGCCCTTTGTGAAACACCACTTACATCCACAGGAGAGGACCAAGATTAGCTGTTAACTGAGCAGGAGTAATGACAGATGGGTGACCATTTGTGCACACAACATGGCACATGTTATTAAAACAGATTCCTTACATATTTAATGGGCAAGGATATTCTATACCTAAGTGTCATTACCTATGTATAAAACTTTAAGTATTTCAGATAAATACAAAGCATTGCTTCAAATCTACAAAACTCCATTTATACCAGAAAACATGATGTGGTTGTAATACAATTTTCCTATTCAGCATTAATCACATCCAATAAATACCATCCCTTCAAAACTTTAACATCCCTATGCGAAGACAATGAGCTCCTTGCACAGttaattattgaaaataaatctaGAAGATGACCACAAATCTGGAGGAGTAGAACTTCTCAGCAccttaaaacattttctaaaactCCACGAATAGTTTCAAATCCCTTCAAGATTAACTGAACATGATAGAAACAAGCTTggattttcattatttaactTGAACCTATGTAGTACCATGCACATACAAATCCATCAGATAATATACATTACTCATAGTAAGTTTCTATAttgctataaaatattttcctttttcatactGCTGCTAAACTTCAACTCAtttccttgaaaacaaaatcaaaacaccTCTTTTCTCAACACAGGCAATTCACTTCTTGTAATATTAAATTTCCTTCTAGGAATCTATTGAGGATAAATCTCACACCGCATGTACcagaaaccacagaaacaaaatCACAAATACATAAGTGCACTGCATACCTTCATTTCACACCAGAAGAAAGTTTTGAAGCCACCACAAGGTTTGTGTCCAGGTAGTATGGGCTCCATCCACTGACTCATCACCCTCACTGCGAGAAATTGCAAACAAACTCACAAGGGTCTAATACAGTTTTGCTATCTTGAAGTcatgtttttcatttgcttgCTCCTAAAAACTACACAACAACAACACAGAAGAGCTGGAGCCCAACAGCACTGAAGGCTCACTTTGAATAACCGTTTTACAACAAATGAAGTCCCCAGGTGTATTTGCTGCCAGCTGATGATGATTTGAAAACTGGTCACTGGTGTGAGAGTTAGGGTAAGCATTACCCTAATATGTACCagaaagagataaaagaaagaaaaaattaccaatgtttttctctaaaacaTTGCTGCACTGCACAGCAGTCTGAGTAATTTTGATCACCCATCTGAAAAATGAGCTAAGGTCTGCTGAAATATTCTCTGAGATGAATTCCTGAGGTGTTTATGTCAGGGGAAGATTGTAAAAGCACCTGCCTTATTTgacctaaaaagaaaaagacaataaaTGACAGCATTCTGCAAAGACATCAAGGATAAACTGTGGAGGGAGAAGAACTGTCTAAGCTAAAGCAAAATGTTGGCACGAGGACAAAAGGGATTATACCTGCTATGAATACATTCAGACTGGAAACTAGAAAGTCTCCGAGCCATCAGGGCTCAGTGTATGGTGTAGCCTCACAGTGGGAATAACATAAGGAAAATAACCTAATTAGTTTTAAGAAGGAGATTGAAAAGTTTAAGAATGTCTCAACAGCAGGGGACTGGATTTGGGAAGTGCCTTTTAGTCCTGTGTTCAAGAAGGATGACTGATCAGAGAACAACCAGAACCTGTATCTGCTTACAATTCAATTCAGAAGCATTCTTGCAAATGAGTCTCATCAGGCTTAACTAATCACACCTTTAGTGTGAATCAGAGATTCACGCAAATGACAGATATTTGTGTGTACCTGACTGTAGGTTAATATCTGGAGTTATTATTTGAGCCTCTGTTTCTCCACTGCTACACTAACCATCCTACTGTAGCAGTAGTGGCTAATATGGCAGAAAAATATggcagaaaaagtgaaaaggaCCCTGGCCTGGGTCTGGACATCCACACTGGCACTGGCATACAAAGCAGCACACACTTTAGTAAATCCAACACAGAAGTTAAACTATTTGTAaatactattatttttcttctgtgttatcATCTCTTTTGAGACCCAGTTCACAACGACCAAAAAGCACTTTTAAGGCcatttctacattaaaaaaaaaataaaaataataataaaaaaaaagttaaaccaGAGAAATCaagtttgttgtggttttgtttttgttaggtttgtttgttttgttttaatctgaaGGACTACCTTCATCACTGtcatttaaacaagaaaaatcattgaaattacagaagaaattatAAGCACAAAGGACACACAAACACAACACATATTAGTGTGTTCTcaaaacttcagaaaagaaatctcTAGTGAAGCAATACTGTGGTTTTGAGAAACATTTCATCCCTGAACTGTGTTTCCAATTAAAGGGAAGTAAGACCTCTGAAAGACACTGCCTCAGATGAAAAGAATTAGCAGATGATTgtgctgcattttgttttacACTACCCATCAATGTGTAATTGCCACCATGACTTGATGATGTTCTATCATCGTGTGTGATGTCCATGTATGATTTTGCAAAATTAGCTCTTTCTCTCCTAGACACCAAcagcatttctctttccttgaCAAAAGGTCACACAAAAGTCATCTCCCCAAACCTTCGAGGCTCTTGGGCTGATTTGGTGGGCTGTTACCGTGTACGCTGTTTCACTCCCCAGCATAGCAACCATGGTACTGTGAGTTGACACAACCTGTGTGAGCTCAGAACACAAAGCATTGTCAGACCCAAACCAACACGACACCGGTTCTGTGGAAACAATGGAGTGACCATGGTTTTTCTCCGTAGCTGCTTTTCACTCCAGGATCACACCAGTACTCCTCCCACCAATTCTCAAGGCAAATAGCATGCCTGACATACAGAGCTCTGCCAAGAGGAAACAGAGACAGACACCAGCATTGTGCCAGGCAAAGGGCACTGAGAGCAGCCATTAACCTGCAATGCTTCACCCCACACGCACACTAAGTGGGAAGGAGAACTTGTCCACTCGCTGTTCCACCCTGGGAACGCTTTcagacccccagcccccctctgcctgccctctcTTCCCTAAGAGACGAGCGAGGGGATGGCGCGGGGTGATGACGTCACTGGACCCGCTCGCCTGCCCCAATGGCCGAGGCCGGCGCTCCCGCGCCCTTGAGGCAAGTCCAAGATGGTGGAGGCCCCGGGCCGAGGCCGCGGTGTCTGCAGCGGCTGCCGGGGCCGGGCGGGCTCCCTGCGGGTCTTGCGCCTCGCACGGGATTGCTTCGGGTCCTGAGGGCTCCTTCAGGTTGCCCTGGGCCCGCCCGCCTCCCCTCGGCGCTGCGGAGGCTCAGCCCAGAGCCTCTCCTGCCAGGTGCCAGCAGCCCCGGAGCTGCAGTCTCTCCCGGACCCGTCCCGGCGCTACTCGCTTCCCGCGGGCACTTCCCAGGCCCCTCGTCCGGGGTGCATACCCGGGGTGAGGGAATCACTACTACCACAGCACCCCGGGAGCACCCTGAGGCAGCTCAGTGAAGGACAAAGGGCCAAACCAAGGAGGGCTGCAGTGGCCTTGGTGCTTGTTGCATGACTAAATAGAGCTTGTGTTTCTTGCTTGCTAACAGATCCCTCCATACTCTACACAGGAGAGGGGGTGGCACCTGAAGAGTGGGGTTTATCACAGGAGTTATCAAATGCAGAGCTGGGGTTTAGGAAGGCTAAACCCAAGGCTGGGTGTGGTGTGGATTTGGGGCCTGAgaccttttaaaaacatctcttctgggaaaaaaaaaaatcatcacctTGGTGAGTGGTGACAGTGATTTTGACATAGCTGCCACTTTACCTTGGGCAGCAAcctaggaaaataaaagctgaagaaaagtaATAAATGGCTGAATGGTAAATAGCCCTCTTGGTCTGTATTGTCCCTGAGCCTTGCTGATAGGGTAATGGCACGGAGCATCCTCCAGGACAGAAATGAAGGATTATTCTTCATGCCAGCCTGGCCTGCCTCCGGCCCAGCCTCACCCCGTGGGCTGCAGTGTGTCCGCAGGCAGGTGGGGTTTCTTCCCCgaacagctctgctgtggcagGATCCTGACTGAACAACTGCTCTATTAGCCTTATTCTCACAATTCCATACACTATTCAAAGACAGACCCTCAGTGAAAAGCTGTTTGGTTTGatattttctgggaaaaaaacaaaccctcaaGCTTATCCACAGATTTTAATTGCTGTGGAAATGTGATGTGATTTAGAAATCACCATATGCAGATGATCTCTGTCTTCCACACATTTGTGCATGGCTCTGCAACATTATCCTATGTGATAGTAAATTTTATACCACTATCACAGCACTTATATAGTGAAATTTAATATAGCCTGTGGCTTGACAGGAAATTAATTCCTAAAAAAATAAGACACTCAGAGGAGCTTGTAAATGCAGGCTGTATTATTTTGAAATCTGCACTTCCCTCCTCAGAACTCTCCACAGAAATGCCCTGAATCATATTTGCTCCAACACACCCCTGAGAAGCTGTGGAAAACTCACTCCCTCAGCCAGGCATGTTGGACAAACTTACTTCCTGCTGGATTTTACAACTGCAAACAAACCTtgaaaatagcaaaacaaaaaaactttccaGCAATACCAGCAGACCTGCTCTGAACATGTGGTATGCTTCCCTGTATCCCTGCTCATTTTCAGGAATGAAACTCAGACACACCGGTTCAGTGCTGTCCTTAAGTGtgtggaggcttttttttttccccctctccttttcttttccctccttccttgtGTTGATTTGTGGGGCCAGAATGACTTTGatttcagcaagtttgctgttTATTCACGTCACAAGTTTGACAGCTTTACACCAAATCAGATTGCTGGGTTTCAGGAGAGCTCTGAGGCGTCACTGGGAGCTCCTTTAGATTAAACTCGCCTCCCCGgtctcccccctctccccctccttcagAGCCATTTAAACCTCGCTGGGGCTTTAACAGAAACGTGCTCCCAAGACCTGCATTTCGTCCTGCCACTAACATGGTAAGTGCTCTTTGCGTTCTCCcgacctggaggcaggaaaggagAAGCCGGTGGTCTCCTTGCCCTGGGGGATGGCAGGAGGTTTTGTGCCCGCTTTTCagatggggaaggaagagggcTCTGCTCTacctgccagagcagtccctgctgctgcGCCTTCCCATGGGCGAGCAGATTCCCTGCTTGAGGCTCCAAGCTCTGCCGTTGCCTTGCAGAGATTTAGAGCTGCTGCAGATGGGGCTTGTCTGGAGGAAGGAACAGGGGTGAACCCAGAGACACCCCCAGGCTTCGCTGCTGTGCGGTCTGGGACCCCAGCAGAAGAACTGCAGGGGCAGAAGAGAGCGCGGGCAGACTGGAGGTGACTGTTGGCTTTGTGCAGCCCTAGAGCTGGATCAAACCCCCAAGGTGGGAGGAACGGACTGGGCGAGGACAGCCCAGGTCCTCCCTTCCAACTCAGACCCTTACTGTTTCCCAAGAGATGGCAGAAAACTCAGCCACCTTCCCGGCACACACCTCCGTTCGGAGCCCCTTTGCTGCGAGAGGCTGCGGCGGGGAAGCACTGCCCAGCGGAGGCAGCGGGGCGGTGCGGTGCCACCGGGCGGGGTGCGGGAGGGGCAGCCGGACCGGGGCCGGGATCTCCCCCGGGGATAGGCAGGGCCGCCCGAGGCTGGGGGGCTGCCCTAGCACAGGTACCTGAGCACACCCCGGCCGGAGGGGATCGCGTCCCCGCCGAGCAGGGACCGGCCCGCAGCGCCGGGATGCTTCCCACCGGGATGCGTCGGGGCCGGAGCGGAGCTGACACCGCCTCGCTCGGGGTCGGGGAGGGCGGGAGGGAACCGTCCGTCGGTCACCCCACGGCCACGGCCCCTTCCCTCCGCAGAGCACCGGCCGGCCGTGCCCGGAGCCGAACTTGGCCGGAGGCGCGGGCTGCGCCTGCCCCTGGTCCGCCCCCACCGGGGTTTCCAGGGAGATTTGGGCCGCCGTCTGCTCCGCGGAGCCGCCGCAGCACAGCCAGGACCGGCGGGAGCCCCGACCGCCCGGTAAGTGCGAGCCCGCCGCCGGCGGGGAGGCGGGGAGAGGGCGAGGTGGGGAGCGGGCTAATAACCCCTCGGGTCTGCTCGCCCTCAGGCCAGTTCTGCACCCCGCAGCTCGGTGCCCAGGACGCGGTGTGGCAGGCGGACCAGCTGTCCTCCCAGCTCTACAGAAACAAGCAGGTAAAGGCTTCGTGAACCTCCCGCAACCTCGGTTTCCCCCACCCCCCGCTCCCCAAGGTTCCTGAACTTTATATTATGGATCTCACCTTCTGGGTTGCTTTATGGCCCATCTCCCTCTCACTGGCTCGGATGTGAGAAAAGGTGGCCAAACTCTTCGTTTGGGTGTGTTTTGTTCCTTGATTGAAGAATTTGTCTTCTCAGTGTTGTCCTGTGAACCTGGAACAATTGTTGTGGGGTTTCCTTACtcacctctctcctctcccagcataTTGCACCTGCTGCTTTGGTGCTGGAGAAGACCAGGGGCATGACCAGGGAGTCCCTCAGGCTCTGATGATGCATACCCTCATACTGTTGCCTAGAAGTGTGTGTCCTCCAGAGTCCACCAGGATTATCTTCATGAGAAATGATTCCATCAGGATTACCTACTTACATGGAAGATCAACCGTTTTGACCAAGAAAcatttccttcttgctttttttttttttctttgaatttttctttttcataaatcCCATCAAAGGGTGGGAGAAACTCAAGCAGGTGTTTGAGTGAAGGAACCCAAGACAGATCACTCTGATCAAATACATTGAATTATATTTTGACACAGTGAAGTCAATGCAAATTAATCTAGTCACTTCAAGGTCCCTGGAATCAAACTTGAGACATTTTCCTTTGGCTTGTTTCAGCCTGTGGTCAGCAGATGCCCAGGAGTCTTGGCAGAAGATCCTTTGTCTCCCTAAAGAAGCCTCTAGAGCTATTATCATGAGGCATTAATCTCTCTGCAAATACTTACACTTCCCATGAAAAAGTGTTAGCAGACTGCAAATCAAAACATACCTATTCAACTCTTGGGACCAGTGCTTATCTCAGCTCAATGTACTGGGACTGGCACAGTAGGGTCCAGGATTAAAGGGATCCCTGAGCACCACTGCACCACTGAGCAACACTGCATGGAATGGCAGTTGCACCTTCCTTCTGCAATCTATAACCATAAATTGTTAGTCTGCAGagctccttcttcttcttttccccaccAGCCAGCTATAAATAAAAGCGGGGGGAGGATGCAAAGAGATGCTTACTGCTGCTCAGGAgatccagcagctgctgtcatgCCCATGACTGTTTCTGGCTGTGCACAGGGTTAcctgtaattattttctgttattattcCGTGGTTAcgggtttgggttttttagaaTAATCTTATCTCAAACACTCACTAAAGCATAAAGGAAGTCAAAAGTGAGAACTGAACAGTCATGCCACTTAGATTTACAGAGAAAACATGCTGGAGGGGTAGGTTGAGTTCACAAAGCAAACACCcagatcatcaaatccaagCAGCCTGTATCACAGGGCAATTGCTATTAAGTTACAGAGTCAACATCTATTCATCAGTATCTCTATTCCACAGCTTCAAGATACTTTGCTTCAGAAGGAAGAGGAACTTGCTAGGttacatgaagaaaataataaccTCCGACAATACCTGAATTCAGCCCTGATTAAGTGTTTAGAAGAAAAAGCCAAGGTATTGTGTTAAAAGCAGTTGTATAGATGTGCAGAAGAAATGGGTTGAATAGGCACATGCTGTTAAAATAATATGGAAAGTCTAAGAGTTTAGACAACCTGCAGTATGAGATCTGTTCAACTTCAGAGTTGCCAAGTTGCTGGTCATTAATCTAAGGTGATGTTTTTCCCCAGACATGACATCCTATAAGGTTCTGATTGTGGAGAGAGTGTAGCCCATGGTATAATTAAGTTTATAAGTTATCTATAAGTAAGTTAAGTTTATAAGCAaggtaaaattattttgtccaatttttttttcagtgaaaaaatcaAAATTGAACATTTATTTCTTGCATGTGTCTGTTCTGTCAGTTACCACTTTTGATAAGATGtactttcccccttttttttttttttttttagtcttgtGCTTATTTTGTCATCTTCCAATGATACGTTTCTCTTATTCAAGTAAAAATAGtgatctatttttaatttttttaaattaatacattgtgtgttttcttaaaggtgaaatacaaaattaaacacTTCAAGTTGGATGAAACATCGAAACATCCTATTAAACTACATGTGAAGTGTTTTCTAGTTAAATATTTTGATTCACTGTCTCTTGTACAAAAGACAGTGAAGATAATTGCTTCTTGTCAGCTTAAAGACATATTTTACTATTCCAGCCTTACCCATGAAAATGAACCATTAATTATTTGTTCAGCTCTGTAGATTGGGCACAAGGAGAAAAGCCTGTAAAGGCTTTCCTTTTAAATCCTGTTTCTAGTTTACAGTGTAGTGTATCCCCTCTCTCATGCCCAGACCTGGTAGGAGAAAAGTTCTCCTTCATTGGGCATCTCTCTGTGTCCTGTGTAGGGGAGTCTAGTGAGAGGTGGCTCAGCTACAGCAGGTGGCTGAGGAGTGAATTCACAACATGGGGGGCAGCTTCCTTTTTATTCCTGCCTTCCTGTGGCCATCCCTGGATGCCTGAAGGCATCCCTTGTCCTGGGATAATGGCAACTGTGGTGGATTAATAAGATCAAAGCTACTCAAGTCTGCTGCTCTAGGCACTCCCTGGCCAGGATCACACCTGCCCCAGCATCACTTACCTTTGCATCCTCCCTCTTTGTCACTCTGCCATGTCCCCCCCATAGCCCACTCGCCTGCCAAATGCTGCTGGCAGAAGCAGCCCAGAGCAGTGCTGTacagccaggcaggagctctTATGTCATTGACAGTGTcaaattcttctctttcagGGTCTGGGTTGTTGCAGAGactgtaaaaatacaaaatagttCCTCAAACCCAAATCTTTAAGCACAAAGTGGGAGAAAAAGTAGCTTTTATAAGGACAGTAGTAACAGTCAGTCTGAGAGAAACAGGTTGCTTCCAGGTAACTAGAAAACtagattttaatcttttctgtaactttttttctttttttttaatagaagctGCTATCCTGCCATGGTCAAAAAAACTGTGCTACTCTTAAAAACACCAAAAGGAGATTAAAAGAAGACCGCTGCTTTGTTCCTCTGGACACTCCTCATGCTTCCAAAGCTAGAAGGAACCTCTTCAATGAATTCACTGCCTGTGAagagcagcccagccctgctgtggaCAGCTGGGTCTTGCAGACTTTAGGTTTAAAAGATGTCAACACTATAGATGAAACTTCAGCTAACTACAGTGCCCTGTCTTCAGACCTTGGAAAAGACACATACTGCCTGAGCGCTGGTGAATCAGCAGACTATGATCACACTGAAGGAACAGCAGCAACATTTACCTGCAGCCACGTGCCTCCAGCTAACAGCAGTACCTATCCACAGAGTGAGgactcctccttccttcctcagtTTTCTTCAGCACCATGTGTCTCCTCAGCACCAagcctttcctccctcccagcccctgggttGCCTTATTTAACTGGTGATTTTTCACCCAACAAAACAGAAGTGGCCTTCACAACATCTCTGAGTCCTCACCGCAATGTGAGGACACACACCTTCCACCAAGGACAGGCCTTTGTGTGCAGGGGGGATGATGGGGGATGGAGATTCACCTGGGTGCCTAAGCAGGCTGAATAAGGCACCTTGCATCAAGCATTGACTGTCGGGGATGTCAGAAAGAGATGCTTCATCTTGTGCTTGAAACAGGTTCAGGCATCAGAAATGAGCCCTTCTGGGCTCTGTTAAACACTACTGTGTCACTTACCCACTCCTCCTACCTTCCCAGGGTTTCACAGATGTGAGTCCAGGTTGCACTTGGACAATTATCTGCCCCAGGCCAGATGTACAGATTGGATCAACTTCTTTTGTATCCATGTTGAGATAACGGCTCTTATTTGCTCTATTGTTTTCTGTCATCAGCTTTTCCATGTTAACTGGTTGTTTCCAGGCCGGAGTGCTTTCACTTTTGA
The nucleotide sequence above comes from Heliangelus exortis chromosome 9, bHelExo1.hap1, whole genome shotgun sequence. Encoded proteins:
- the GMNC gene encoding geminin coiled-coil domain-containing protein 1, yielding MRRGRSGADTASLGVGEGGREPSVGHPTATAPSLRRAPAGRARSRTWPEARAAPAPGPPPPGFPGRFGPPSAPRSRRSTARTGGSPDRPVSASPPPAGRRGEGEVGSGLITPRVCSPSGQFCTPQLGAQDAVWQADQLSSQLYRNKQVEFTKQTPRSSNPSSLYHRAIAIKLQSQHLFISISIPQLQDTLLQKEEELARLHEENNNLRQYLNSALIKCLEEKAKKLLSCHGQKNCATLKNTKRRLKEDRCFVPLDTPHASKARRNLFNEFTACEEQPSPAVDSWVLQTLGLKDVNTIDETSANYSALSSDLGKDTYCLSAGESADYDHTEGTAATFTCSHVPPANSSTYPQSEDSSFLPQFSSAPCVSSAPSLSSLPAPGLPYLTGDFSPNKTEVAFTTSLSPHRNVRTHTFHQGQAFVCRGDDGGWRFTWVPKQAE